The Lipingzhangella halophila genomic interval GGACGATGTGGACCTCCGGGGGGCGGCGCACGCCGCCGAGCACGCGGCCATCGGGTTGCTGCCGCTCTTCGCGACCTGCGACCGGTGGGACATCGGCGGAGTCTCCACCGCCCTGCACGCCGACACCGGGCGGCTGACCATTTTCGTCTACGACGGCCACGAAGGGGGCGCCGGTTTCGCCGAGCGAGGCTACGCGGCCGCTCGGGACTGGCTCACCGCCACCCGCGAGGCCATCGCCACCTGCGAGTGCGCGGACGGCTGTCCCTCCTGCATCCAGTCGCCCAAATGCGGCAACGGCAACGATCCGTTGAGCAAGTCCGGTGCGCTCCGCCTGCTGGACACCATCCTGGAGCGGAAACCGGACCGGAACTAGCGGCGCCATGCGGAAACGGTCGCGGCCCCCACAGGCGGGGCCTGTGGGGGCCGTCCGGTCGGGACTCGGTTGGTCGGGTCGTTCACGCCGTGCGCACCGAGGCGGGCTCGGTCGCGTCACTGCCGCGGCGGCGGATCAGCGGGTCCAGAGCCCAGCCGCCCGGTCCCAGTACGGCGATGAGCAGGAATGCCCAGCAGTACATCGCCGACAACTCACCGCCGTTGATCAGCGGAAGCAGCCCTTCGGGCTGGTGGACCACGAAGTAGGCGTAGGCCATGGAGCCCGAGGCGAGCGTCGCGTTCGGCCGGGTGAACAGGCCGGCGAGCACAAACGCGCCGCAGACCAGTTGGATCAGCGCCGCCCACCAGCTTGGCCAGACAGCGAACTCGACGGCGAGCCCGGTGCCCTGGTTGCCCCCGAGCACCCCGAACAATGAAGACACACCGTGGAGCAGGAACAGCAGTCCGGTCACCATGCGGAACAGTGAGAACACCGGTCCGCGGAGCTGGTCCAGATTCATGGGATCACCTCGGATGTGAGGTAGCGGGTGGAACGGCCGGGGCGGGCTGGTCCGCCCCGGCCGTGGGGAGCGGATCAGTCCTCGGCCAGGTAGCCGACCATGATCCCCATCACTCCGGTATGGGAGTGGCCTTCGACGACGTACCGGGCTGAGGTCTCCAGGACGTCGCCTTCCTCGACCCGGCCCAGCTCGCCGCTGCATGGCGGCATGTCCGAGATCTGGCCGTGCCCCTCCATGTCGATGAACTCGGGAGAGCCGCCTTCCTCGGCTGTGATGTGGCAGAGCTCCGTGCCCTGGGTGGTGTTCTCGGTCCAGAGGGAGTGGCCACCGTGGTGCAGGTGTCCGCGCGAGTGCACGAGGTCACCGGAGACATCGGATGTCCAGGTGTTGGAGTCGGTGGTGTCACCCTCGGGGATGTCGTAGGCGCTGCCGAAGCAGCCGCCGACGTCCAGCCAGAGCGGCGTGAGCGGCTGCATGTCGCCGGCCTCGGAGGCGTCCACGTAGGTGAAGTCGATCTCGATGTTGACGTCCTTCGCCTCCGCGGGATCCATGTTCATCAGGTCGTAGTTCATGTGCCATCTCTCGCGGTCCTCGATCTTCATCCCGTATCCCTCTGGGAAGTCGGTGGAGATCCGCTCGTTGCCGGACGAGAGCTTCCGCTCCGAGCCGGGGCACACGGCGTCCCGCGCGCTGGAGTTGAAGATCACGTAGTGGTGCAGCATCGGACCTTCGTTGACGTGCGCCTCGGTGCCGTCCTCGTAGGTCATCTTCGGGGTGAAGCCAGTGATGAAGCAGTCCTCACACGGCTTGTCGATATTCAGCTCGATGCCGCCCTCTTGGCCGTGATGCGCGTGCTCGTCCTCCTCGTCGCCGCTACCGGGCCAGCCGCCAAGGCCACCCGCGGCGGTGGC includes:
- a CDS encoding DoxX family protein, with the protein product MNLDQLRGPVFSLFRMVTGLLFLLHGVSSLFGVLGGNQGTGLAVEFAVWPSWWAALIQLVCGAFVLAGLFTRPNATLASGSMAYAYFVVHQPEGLLPLINGGELSAMYCWAFLLIAVLGPGGWALDPLIRRRGSDATEPASVRTA